ATCGTCTGGGCCTGGATATTAACCATCCCTTTGTCCGCTCTCATCGCGGGTATCTCGTATTTTTTAATTGAACAGATCCGCTCGATTTTTTAAAAGGAGGCTTGGATGCTAAATCATTTTATTAAGTTATTGTTACCCCCCAGTGATCAATTTTTACCTTTATTAGAAGAGGCAGCTCAAAACCTGTGGGCGGGGGCCCAGGTCCTAAAAAAACTCAGTTTTGCCCAATCAGAAGAGGAAATTTTTAAAATTGTTCGGGAACTCAAGGATGTGGAACATCGGGGAGATGAAATTACACGAACCATCCTTGAAGATCTTAACCAGACCTTCGTAACCCCGCTGGATCGAGAAGATATCCACGCTTTAACAACCTCTCTGGATGATGTCCTCGACTACCTCTACGCCTGCGGGGAGCACATCCAGTTATTTAAGCTAAAAGCCCTGACGGAAGATATGAAGAACCTCGTCAGTATCATTGGGGAGTGCACCGAGGAACTTCGCAAAGCTGTCCCTCTTTTAAAAAATTTGCGAAACTCCGACCAGATTAAAACACGTTGTATCCGATTAAGCAAGTTAGAAACCGAAGGAGACGATGCCTTTCGGCA
This sequence is a window from Candidatus Limnocylindrales bacterium. Protein-coding genes within it:
- a CDS encoding DUF47 family protein, with the translated sequence MLNHFIKLLLPPSDQFLPLLEEAAQNLWAGAQVLKKLSFAQSEEEIFKIVRELKDVEHRGDEITRTILEDLNQTFVTPLDREDIHALTTSLDDVLDYLYACGEHIQLFKLKALTEDMKNLVSIIGECTEELRKAVPLLKNLRNSDQIKTRCIRLSKLETEGDDAFRQAMSRLFEKIEDPVEIIKQKDILEAMENAIDKCRDAADVLWGVVISNA